A region from the Wansuia hejianensis genome encodes:
- a CDS encoding phage portal protein, translating into MGIWKRIKNAAKELSRPTVSLEEKELLEWLGITPSNKKAVAEVTYFTCLKMLSETIGKLPLKYYQQTERGRIRAPTTEAGVLMTIRPNPFMTPTTMWTAVEQNCQHYGNGYIWMRTKFIPSTYGGEYHFLDMWPMQSNYVTPIMDDLGLFGNAGNIYYKYSDPRTGKQYMFRNSEVMHFKTWYSFDGFTGMPVRDILRATVDGASESQDYMNRLYKQGLTASMAMQYVGDLEDKKREALQKKFADLLSSPKNAGKVIPVPTSLTLTPLNMSLVDAQFFELRKYSALQIAGAFGIKPNQINNYEKSSYANSETQQLAFLVDTMSYRLKMYEEEINGKVLLPQEITDEYFYKFNEKAILRTDSKTQMENLAKAVNNGIYKPNEARDYLDLPAEKGGDILMVNGNYIPITDVGKQYEKGGGESGSN; encoded by the coding sequence ATGGGAATCTGGAAAAGAATAAAAAATGCAGCAAAAGAACTGTCCAGGCCGACGGTGAGCCTGGAAGAAAAGGAACTGCTGGAATGGCTGGGAATTACGCCGAGCAATAAAAAGGCAGTGGCAGAGGTAACCTATTTCACATGCCTAAAAATGCTGTCGGAGACAATCGGGAAATTGCCGCTAAAATATTATCAGCAGACAGAGCGGGGGAGAATCCGGGCACCGACTACAGAGGCAGGTGTCCTGATGACGATCCGGCCAAACCCGTTTATGACGCCGACTACCATGTGGACGGCTGTGGAACAAAACTGCCAGCATTACGGCAACGGCTACATCTGGATGCGAACGAAATTTATTCCGTCTACGTATGGAGGCGAATACCATTTCCTGGACATGTGGCCCATGCAGAGTAATTACGTGACACCGATCATGGACGATTTGGGATTGTTCGGAAATGCCGGAAACATATACTACAAATACAGTGATCCGCGCACAGGGAAACAGTATATGTTTCGGAACAGCGAGGTCATGCACTTTAAAACTTGGTACAGCTTCGACGGATTCACCGGTATGCCGGTGCGGGACATCCTACGGGCAACGGTGGATGGAGCAAGCGAAAGCCAGGATTATATGAACCGCCTGTATAAGCAGGGACTGACAGCCAGTATGGCCATGCAGTATGTAGGAGACCTAGAGGACAAGAAACGAGAAGCGCTGCAGAAAAAGTTTGCGGACCTTCTTTCCAGCCCCAAAAACGCAGGGAAGGTTATCCCAGTCCCGACATCTCTGACGTTAACGCCGCTGAATATGTCTTTGGTAGACGCGCAGTTTTTTGAATTGCGGAAATACAGCGCATTGCAGATCGCCGGCGCTTTCGGAATTAAGCCGAACCAGATCAACAATTATGAAAAGTCCAGCTATGCGAACAGTGAGACACAGCAGCTGGCTTTTTTAGTGGATACGATGTCCTATCGCCTGAAGATGTACGAGGAAGAGATAAATGGGAAAGTGTTGCTGCCGCAGGAGATCACGGATGAATATTTTTACAAATTTAACGAAAAGGCCATCCTTCGGACAGACAGCAAAACCCAGATGGAAAATCTCGCGAAAGCGGTCAATAACGGGATCTATAAGCCGAATGAAGCAAGAGATTACCTGGATCTTCCGGCTGAGAAAGGCGGGGATATCTTGATGGTAAACGGAAACTATATCCCGATTACAGACGTAGGAAAACAGTATGAGAAGGGAGGTGGAGAAAGTGGCAGTAATTAA
- a CDS encoding terminase large subunit has product MNCLEEITEYAESCVSGEIMSCKKHRWSCQRFLNDRKRAESDPEYPYTWNEQAAQNIVDWFSMLYHSKGDLAGEPILLTPWQKFRLCQLYGWVRKDTGLRRFRKSYTQIARKNAKSQEEAGVALYEASVTAVKNGEVCEVYTAGVKRDQSKIVFNEAALMLQRSPLRTKFRITKDAITHPVSGSYIKALSKEDGKSGDGTNPALLVIDEFHQHPTTEFYDLGLGGNTKEPLLMIITTAGVDLNCPCYVAEYQYCSRVLDPDTDIEDDEYLIDICELDPEDYENLDNLGDEKLWEKANPIRMSYEGGRDKLRQAYKTASEVPEHMSAFLTKCMDVWIMAKEDGYMNMGKWKTCQVDAIPIDTKGMPVYVGFDMSAKIDLTSVAFVIPFESAEQDPEGKPVIKYIVFSHSFVPSREKLVERKKKDKAPYDAWEREGFLTVTNTPIVDQGTVMRYVLETCKKNKWEIETLCFDPANASKLMMDLSDEGYEVEEVYQSHKSLNESTQGFREQVYSGNILYTYNPVLNFAMSNAVIRRSNGLIKIDKDATTKRIDPVDAVLCAYKLAMYHEFYSAAAEAIDKFLESDW; this is encoded by the coding sequence ATGAACTGCCTGGAAGAAATCACAGAATATGCAGAGAGTTGCGTCTCCGGAGAAATCATGAGCTGCAAAAAACACCGCTGGTCCTGCCAGCGGTTTTTAAATGACCGAAAACGGGCGGAAAGCGATCCGGAATACCCATACACCTGGAACGAACAGGCGGCGCAGAACATTGTGGATTGGTTTTCCATGTTGTACCACAGCAAGGGGGACCTAGCCGGAGAGCCGATCCTGCTGACGCCCTGGCAGAAGTTCCGGCTATGCCAACTGTATGGATGGGTGCGGAAAGATACCGGATTGCGCCGGTTCCGGAAAAGCTACACCCAAATCGCCCGGAAAAACGCAAAATCTCAGGAAGAGGCAGGGGTCGCGCTGTATGAGGCGTCTGTGACAGCCGTAAAAAACGGGGAGGTCTGCGAGGTATATACGGCCGGGGTCAAACGGGACCAGTCGAAAATCGTGTTTAACGAGGCGGCCCTGATGCTGCAGAGATCTCCACTCCGGACGAAATTTCGGATTACGAAGGACGCTATTACCCATCCGGTATCCGGAAGCTACATCAAAGCGCTGTCAAAAGAGGACGGGAAGAGTGGAGACGGTACCAACCCCGCCCTGCTGGTCATTGATGAGTTCCACCAACACCCGACAACGGAATTTTATGATCTGGGGTTGGGCGGCAACACGAAGGAGCCTCTTTTGATGATCATTACGACGGCGGGCGTGGATCTGAACTGTCCCTGCTATGTTGCGGAATATCAATATTGTTCCCGCGTTCTGGACCCGGACACGGACATAGAAGATGACGAATACCTGATTGACATCTGCGAGCTGGACCCAGAAGATTACGAAAACCTGGACAACCTGGGAGATGAAAAACTGTGGGAGAAAGCAAACCCGATCCGGATGAGCTATGAAGGCGGGAGAGATAAGCTGCGGCAGGCGTACAAGACTGCCAGCGAAGTGCCGGAGCACATGAGCGCCTTTCTGACAAAATGCATGGACGTCTGGATCATGGCCAAAGAGGATGGCTACATGAACATGGGAAAGTGGAAAACCTGCCAGGTAGACGCGATCCCGATAGATACAAAGGGGATGCCGGTTTATGTCGGATTTGATATGTCTGCAAAAATTGACCTGACATCTGTAGCGTTCGTGATACCGTTTGAATCTGCAGAGCAGGATCCGGAAGGGAAACCAGTTATAAAGTATATTGTCTTTTCCCATTCATTCGTTCCAAGCCGGGAAAAGCTGGTGGAACGGAAAAAGAAGGATAAAGCGCCATATGATGCTTGGGAGCGGGAAGGATTTTTAACTGTGACGAATACACCGATTGTGGATCAGGGGACGGTTATGCGGTATGTGCTGGAAACCTGTAAGAAAAATAAATGGGAGATTGAAACGCTTTGCTTTGATCCGGCAAATGCCAGTAAACTGATGATGGACCTGTCGGATGAAGGGTATGAAGTAGAAGAGGTATATCAAAGCCATAAATCCCTGAACGAATCCACGCAGGGCTTCCGAGAGCAGGTCTATTCGGGAAATATCCTGTATACCTACAATCCGGTCTTGAATTTTGCTATGAGCAATGCTGTAATCCGACGGAGCAATGGGCTGATCAAGATAGACAAAGATGCCACCACAAAACGGATTGACCCCGTGGATGCTGTCTTGTGTGCTTACAAACTGGCAATGTATCACGAATTCTATTCTGCCGCCGCAGAAGCAATTGACAAATTTTTGGAGAGTGACTGGTAA
- a CDS encoding phage terminase small subunit P27 family, which translates to MGRTRKPVSEQKGHLRVIDMQKRLAEEEMAAGGKTSLRTPPDTMFFDENAKKEWKRSVKLLKEQKLFGDLDRNNLLCYCNAFAQYLKATQDLKESGTFTTDDGKKHPLVLVQKDFLAEAKTYAALCGLTMDSRMKAAAKKTDAVETQIKKKFGGI; encoded by the coding sequence ATGGGACGGACAAGGAAACCGGTCTCGGAGCAAAAGGGCCATTTACGGGTCATTGACATGCAGAAACGCCTGGCTGAAGAGGAAATGGCGGCCGGCGGGAAAACGTCCCTTCGGACTCCGCCGGATACGATGTTTTTTGACGAAAACGCGAAAAAAGAGTGGAAAAGGTCTGTGAAACTGTTGAAAGAACAGAAGCTGTTCGGGGATCTGGATCGTAACAACCTGCTTTGTTACTGCAATGCCTTCGCGCAGTACCTGAAGGCTACGCAGGATCTGAAAGAGAGCGGAACATTTACGACTGATGATGGGAAAAAACATCCGCTGGTACTTGTGCAGAAGGATTTTCTGGCCGAGGCGAAGACCTATGCCGCGCTTTGCGGGCTGACTATGGATTCCCGGATGAAAGCGGCGGCAAAGAAAACGGATGCTGTAGAAACACAGATCAAAAAGAAATTCGGAGGGATCTGA
- a CDS encoding HNH endonuclease, which yields MSIYKRCSRCGRRIQAGSRCPCQKARHQEYDRYSRDRKSKGFYDSREWEIARDAALEADGGIDVYVYMTTGEIRRADTAHHIVPLKDGWERRVDGDNLMSLHHDTHSEIEQMYRKDKAGMIRKMQEMLKQFRQLKRVGGI from the coding sequence ATGTCAATCTATAAACGATGTAGCAGATGCGGCAGGCGAATACAAGCCGGAAGCCGCTGCCCCTGCCAGAAGGCACGACACCAGGAGTATGACCGATACAGCCGCGACAGGAAGAGCAAAGGATTTTATGACAGCAGAGAGTGGGAGATCGCAAGAGATGCAGCGCTGGAAGCGGATGGAGGGATAGATGTCTATGTGTACATGACAACCGGGGAGATCCGGAGAGCGGACACCGCCCACCATATCGTCCCGCTGAAGGACGGCTGGGAACGGCGAGTCGATGGAGACAACCTGATGAGCCTGCATCATGATACGCACAGCGAAATCGAGCAGATGTACCGAAAGGATAAGGCGGGAATGATACGGAAAATGCAGGAAATGTTAAAACAATTCAGACAATTGAAAAGGGTAGGGGGTATCTGA
- a CDS encoding type II toxin-antitoxin system HicB family antitoxin, translated as MKAVYPVIFTQTDTVVLVEVPDLEILTEGKDLQDAIEMARDAIGLTGISMQDHGESIPEPSDYHKIKFNEGTFAKDGEGQISLVDIDFDVYRRKVDVKTVRRNVTLPNWLNREAEEAHINVSKVLQEALMAKLGVSR; from the coding sequence ATGAAAGCTGTCTATCCAGTAATTTTCACACAAACGGATACAGTGGTTTTGGTAGAGGTCCCAGATTTGGAAATTTTAACCGAAGGAAAAGATCTACAAGATGCAATCGAAATGGCGCGTGATGCAATTGGCTTAACTGGCATTTCAATGCAGGATCATGGGGAAAGCATTCCAGAACCATCTGATTATCACAAAATTAAATTCAATGAAGGCACGTTTGCAAAGGACGGGGAAGGGCAAATTTCCCTAGTGGATATTGATTTTGATGTCTATCGGCGAAAAGTTGACGTCAAAACAGTACGAAGAAATGTGACTTTACCTAATTGGTTGAATAGAGAAGCGGAGGAGGCGCACATTAATGTGTCAAAAGTGCTTCAGGAAGCTTTGATGGCTAAGTTAGGGGTAAGCAGGTAA
- a CDS encoding type II toxin-antitoxin system HicA family toxin: MKQRDLIKKLEQAGFIFERHGGNHDIYRRGGETEKVPRHKEIDERLAKAILRKWGA; encoded by the coding sequence ATGAAACAACGGGACCTGATAAAAAAGCTTGAGCAGGCTGGCTTCATCTTTGAGAGACACGGAGGAAATCATGATATATACAGACGTGGGGGAGAAACCGAGAAGGTGCCACGGCATAAAGAGATTGATGAACGGTTGGCAAAGGCAATTCTGAGGAAGTGGGGAGCGTGA
- a CDS encoding SNF2-related protein codes for MEFKPHDYQRHCIDKIIEIPKLGLFLDMGLGKTVTTLTAVRELKYNRFAVRKVLVIAPKKVAEGTWTKEKDKWDHTKILRVSPVLGSQAKRIRALNTPADIYIINRENVCWLVDYYRNAWPFDMVVVDESSSFKSHKAKRFKALAAVMPKIDRLVELTGTPSPNGLDDLWAQVFLLDGGERLGRRYTQFRERYFDPGRRGSDGMVYNYKAKPGSEESILDRIADICISMKAEDYLQLPDLTYHQIPVVLDPKAEKAYHDLERQMVLELPEDEEEISVTSAAALSNKLLQLANGALYDDDHGVHEVHTCKIEAFLELIESLQGKPALVFYSFQHDEARILDVLKKSGLRVRELKTVRDEDDWNAGKVDVLLAHPASAAYGLNLQQGGNHVIWFGLTWNYELYTQANKRLHRQGQTEKVIIHHLVCAGTRDEDVMQALEKKSDVQNWVMQSLKARIKAIKEGK; via the coding sequence ATGGAATTTAAACCGCACGATTACCAGCGACACTGCATTGATAAAATCATAGAGATTCCGAAGCTGGGACTATTTCTGGATATGGGTTTAGGCAAGACGGTCACTACCCTGACCGCCGTCCGGGAGCTTAAGTATAACCGGTTCGCTGTTCGGAAGGTCTTGGTGATCGCGCCAAAAAAAGTAGCGGAAGGGACCTGGACGAAGGAGAAGGATAAATGGGATCACACGAAAATCCTTCGGGTGTCCCCGGTACTGGGCAGCCAGGCAAAACGGATCCGGGCGCTGAATACGCCGGCGGACATCTATATCATCAACCGGGAGAATGTCTGCTGGCTGGTAGATTACTACCGGAACGCCTGGCCATTCGATATGGTGGTGGTGGATGAGTCCAGCAGTTTTAAGAGCCACAAGGCCAAACGGTTTAAAGCCCTGGCGGCGGTAATGCCCAAAATAGACCGGCTGGTGGAGCTGACTGGGACGCCGTCTCCGAACGGGCTGGACGATTTGTGGGCACAGGTGTTTCTTCTGGACGGCGGGGAACGCCTGGGGAGACGGTATACGCAGTTCCGGGAACGGTATTTTGATCCGGGGCGCCGCGGATCGGACGGCATGGTGTATAACTACAAGGCGAAGCCTGGGAGCGAAGAAAGCATCCTGGACCGAATCGCGGATATCTGCATCAGCATGAAAGCCGAGGATTATCTGCAGCTGCCGGATCTCACTTACCACCAGATCCCTGTGGTATTAGATCCCAAAGCGGAGAAAGCCTATCACGACCTGGAGCGCCAGATGGTTCTGGAGCTGCCGGAGGATGAAGAAGAGATTAGTGTGACCAGTGCGGCGGCGTTGAGCAACAAGCTTTTGCAGTTGGCTAATGGGGCATTGTACGACGATGACCACGGCGTCCACGAGGTACATACCTGCAAGATCGAGGCGTTCTTGGAACTGATCGAGTCCCTGCAGGGGAAGCCGGCGTTGGTGTTCTATAGTTTTCAGCATGATGAAGCCCGGATTCTGGATGTGTTGAAAAAATCAGGGCTGAGAGTCCGGGAGTTGAAAACAGTCCGGGATGAGGACGACTGGAACGCCGGAAAGGTGGATGTCCTTCTTGCCCATCCGGCCAGTGCGGCCTATGGGCTGAACCTGCAGCAGGGAGGCAATCACGTGATCTGGTTTGGCCTTACCTGGAATTATGAGTTGTACACGCAGGCGAACAAGCGCCTGCATAGACAGGGGCAGACTGAAAAAGTGATCATCCACCATCTCGTCTGCGCAGGAACCCGGGATGAGGACGTGATGCAGGCTTTGGAGAAAAAAAGCGATGTACAAAACTGGGTCATGCAGTCCTTAAAAGCCCGGATCAAAGCAATCAAGGAGGGAAAATAG
- a CDS encoding VRR-NUC domain-containing protein, protein MLEKEIERVLVEQVKRLGGRAYKWVSPGNDGVPDRIVILPGERPCFVELKTETGKLSRLQELQIGRLRKLGQDVRVLHGIQEVDAFLEECERKMGYGI, encoded by the coding sequence TTGCTGGAAAAAGAGATTGAGAGAGTTTTAGTGGAGCAGGTAAAAAGGCTGGGCGGCCGGGCGTATAAGTGGGTAAGCCCAGGGAATGACGGGGTGCCAGACCGGATAGTGATCCTGCCGGGAGAGCGACCCTGCTTTGTGGAATTGAAAACCGAAACAGGGAAACTCAGCCGGCTGCAGGAACTACAAATCGGCCGATTGAGAAAACTGGGTCAGGACGTCCGGGTGTTGCATGGAATCCAGGAAGTGGACGCCTTTCTGGAAGAATGCGAAAGGAAAATGGGCTATGGAATTTAA
- a CDS encoding virulence-associated E family protein: protein MQYNRKLQISTAGSRKATHWPKSSILWSEFIDRLKTPVRSSETYEQYLAMGKAQQAELKDVGGFVGGTFKNDRRKPEYAEGRDLLTLDLDSIPAGQTDDILRRVSGLGCAAVVYSTRKHAGYAPRLRVIVPLDRTATADEYEPAARKLAALIGIEFCDPTTFEVNRLMYWPSCCSDGEYVYQVFDRPLCNLDGLLGMYGDWTDVIQWPQVPGNEAIERRRLAKQEDPTAKRGVIGAFCRTYTITQAMDTFIPGLYEATDAPGRYTYTGGSTTGGAIVYDGDLFLYSHHATDPCSGQLVNAFDLIRLHKYGDQDAEAKEGTPNNKLPSFMAMSRLAMNDKAVSDLISTERFEQAQEAFAAPVEASEYDLSWLSRLTKDGNGKYEKTINNAVIVLENDPLLKERIVTDEFSSCGMVLGKVPWNAEDVKRRWKDADDAGIYRYMETFYGITGREKLDNALLLVSSQNRINDVRDYLQGLQWDGVKRVDTLLPDYLGAEDTPYTRAVMRKSLCAAVARAILGGVKFDYMPIFSGPQGIGKSTFLAILGRDWFSDSLTTFEGKEAAELIQGTWINEVGELSAFTKQETQVIKQFLSKTHDIYRAAYGRRTDKYPRRCVFFGTSNDSEYLKDATGNRRFWPVDVGQQPARKSVWEDLPKEVDQVWAEAYAYWQLGEPLFLSKEIEQMAEAAQNSHKESSGKEGLIRDYLDRQIPDNWDDLKLNDRRMFLNGNMKLPEGRRLIGRDRVCAMEIWAECFGGDPRYMQRRDSMEINNILLGLKDWEKEKTSGRHGIYGTQRGFRRAEWAQQTPSTTEKKIVAM from the coding sequence ATGCAGTACAATAGAAAACTTCAGATCAGCACGGCCGGCAGCCGGAAAGCCACGCATTGGCCGAAAAGCTCTATCCTTTGGTCTGAATTTATAGATCGGCTGAAAACTCCTGTTCGTAGCAGTGAAACCTATGAGCAGTATCTCGCCATGGGCAAGGCACAACAGGCGGAACTGAAGGATGTGGGCGGATTTGTAGGCGGGACATTCAAAAATGACCGCCGGAAACCCGAATACGCCGAGGGCCGGGATCTGCTGACCCTTGACCTGGACAGTATACCCGCAGGACAGACAGATGATATCCTGCGGCGTGTATCCGGGCTGGGGTGCGCTGCAGTAGTATACAGCACGCGGAAGCATGCCGGGTATGCGCCCCGGCTCCGGGTGATCGTGCCTTTGGATCGGACGGCCACGGCGGACGAATATGAGCCGGCAGCGCGGAAACTGGCGGCGCTGATCGGCATCGAGTTTTGCGATCCCACTACTTTTGAGGTGAACCGGTTGATGTACTGGCCCAGTTGCTGCAGTGACGGTGAGTACGTCTACCAGGTGTTTGACCGCCCGCTCTGTAACCTGGACGGTCTGCTGGGCATGTACGGCGACTGGACAGATGTTATCCAGTGGCCGCAGGTGCCGGGCAATGAAGCGATTGAACGCCGGCGGCTGGCCAAACAGGAGGACCCCACGGCCAAACGGGGGGTGATCGGCGCGTTCTGCCGGACGTACACGATCACCCAGGCCATGGATACATTCATCCCGGGGCTGTATGAGGCGACCGATGCGCCAGGGCGTTACACTTATACCGGCGGATCCACGACCGGCGGGGCGATCGTGTACGACGGCGATCTGTTCCTTTACAGCCACCACGCGACAGATCCCTGTTCCGGGCAGCTGGTTAACGCGTTTGACCTGATCCGGCTGCATAAATACGGGGACCAGGACGCCGAAGCAAAGGAGGGAACACCGAATAACAAACTGCCGTCATTCATGGCCATGAGCCGGCTGGCCATGAATGACAAGGCGGTATCGGATCTTATATCTACAGAGCGCTTTGAACAGGCGCAGGAGGCGTTTGCGGCGCCTGTGGAGGCTAGTGAATATGACCTAAGCTGGCTTTCACGCCTTACAAAGGACGGAAACGGGAAGTATGAAAAGACGATCAATAACGCGGTGATTGTCCTGGAGAATGATCCCCTGCTGAAAGAAAGGATCGTAACGGACGAATTTTCCAGTTGCGGTATGGTGTTGGGGAAGGTGCCATGGAACGCCGAAGATGTAAAACGGCGCTGGAAGGACGCGGACGACGCCGGGATTTACCGGTACATGGAAACCTTCTACGGGATTACTGGACGGGAGAAGCTGGACAACGCCCTTCTTCTGGTCAGCAGCCAAAACCGGATCAATGACGTGCGGGATTACCTGCAGGGCCTGCAATGGGACGGCGTGAAACGGGTGGATACGTTGTTGCCGGATTACCTGGGCGCGGAGGATACCCCCTATACGCGGGCGGTTATGCGGAAATCCCTGTGCGCAGCTGTGGCCCGGGCTATCTTAGGCGGTGTGAAATTTGACTACATGCCGATCTTTTCCGGTCCGCAGGGCATCGGGAAGAGCACCTTCCTTGCAATTCTTGGCCGGGACTGGTTCTCGGACTCCCTGACAACATTTGAGGGAAAGGAGGCCGCGGAGCTGATCCAGGGCACCTGGATTAACGAGGTGGGCGAGTTGTCGGCATTCACGAAGCAGGAGACGCAGGTCATTAAGCAGTTTTTAAGCAAAACACACGACATATATCGGGCGGCTTATGGGCGCCGGACGGACAAATACCCCAGGCGGTGTGTGTTCTTTGGTACCAGCAACGACAGTGAATATCTAAAAGACGCCACGGGAAACCGGCGATTTTGGCCGGTAGACGTGGGGCAGCAGCCTGCGAGGAAATCCGTGTGGGAGGATCTCCCAAAGGAAGTGGATCAAGTTTGGGCGGAAGCATATGCCTACTGGCAGCTGGGAGAACCGTTGTTCCTGTCGAAAGAAATTGAACAGATGGCGGAGGCGGCACAGAACAGTCACAAGGAATCCTCCGGAAAGGAGGGGCTGATCCGGGATTACCTGGACCGGCAGATCCCTGACAACTGGGACGATCTGAAGCTAAACGATCGGAGAATGTTCCTGAATGGGAACATGAAGCTGCCGGAAGGCCGGCGGCTCATCGGACGGGACCGGGTGTGCGCTATGGAGATATGGGCCGAGTGCTTCGGCGGTGATCCGAGATATATGCAACGCCGGGACAGTATGGAAATCAATAACATACTTTTGGGACTCAAAGACTGGGAGAAGGAAAAAACCTCGGGGAGGCATGGAATTTATGGAACACAAAGAGGGTTTAGAAGGGCAGAATGGGCGCAACAAACCCCGTCTACAACCGAGAAAAAGATTGTTGCAATGTAG
- a CDS encoding DNA polymerase: protein MHHLSVDIETKSSVDIGKAGAYKYAQAPDFQILLFAFQLDDSLVEVIDLAQEEELPADVLDSLSDPAVVKHAYNAAFEWYCLNRAGYITPLEQWRCTMAHGLYCGYTAGLDATGKAVGLPQDKQKLSAGKALIRYFCVPCKPTKSNGGRTWNLPKHAPEKWELFKEYCKQDVVTEHEILRRLDQFPMPEAEEELWRMDVRMNAYGVRVDTELIHGALAIDATSTAELTEEAIRLTGLQNPNSQQQLLQWLNEQGTEVDNLRKDTVSSLLDGQPQDTVKRVLEIRQQLGKTSIKKYVAMDVQRGEGDRIRGLTQYYGANRTGRWAGRLTQMQNLPRNYLKTLDGARKIVKSGNYKGLKMIYGNVPDTLSQLIRTAFIPSEGRKFVVADFSAIEARVIAWLAGEQWVNEVFATHGKIYEATASQMFHVPIEKIAKGNPEYALRQKGKVATLALGYQGGEAALIRMGALDMGLSEDELPDIKNRWRQANPRIVDLWYAMDQAAVAAVQTAQPQGINNLIFALEGDIIYGQCFLTVRLPSGRKLFYAKPFLAENKFGRPAVHYYTMGQQTRKWGIDSTYGGRLVENIVQAIARDCLAETLRRIDAKGLQVVFHVHDEVIIDAPMETTVDEICGLMAEPIPWAPGLILQGAGFESSYYMKD, encoded by the coding sequence ATGCACCATCTGAGTGTTGACATAGAGACGAAATCAAGCGTAGACATCGGGAAAGCCGGGGCTTACAAATATGCACAGGCGCCGGACTTCCAGATCCTTCTGTTCGCTTTCCAGCTGGATGATTCACTAGTAGAAGTCATTGACCTTGCGCAAGAGGAGGAACTACCGGCGGATGTCTTAGACAGCCTGTCTGATCCGGCGGTGGTCAAGCACGCCTATAACGCTGCGTTTGAATGGTACTGCCTAAACCGGGCGGGATACATAACACCACTGGAACAGTGGCGCTGTACCATGGCGCACGGCCTGTACTGCGGATATACCGCCGGGCTGGACGCTACAGGCAAGGCGGTCGGCCTGCCACAGGATAAGCAGAAGCTGTCTGCCGGTAAGGCCCTGATCCGGTATTTCTGTGTGCCCTGTAAGCCGACGAAGAGCAATGGCGGCCGCACCTGGAACCTGCCTAAACATGCACCTGAAAAATGGGAACTATTTAAGGAGTATTGTAAGCAGGACGTGGTGACGGAGCATGAGATCTTACGCCGGCTGGATCAGTTCCCTATGCCGGAGGCCGAAGAGGAACTCTGGCGCATGGACGTCCGAATGAACGCTTATGGCGTCCGGGTAGATACAGAACTGATCCATGGCGCCTTGGCCATTGATGCAACCAGTACGGCAGAGCTGACAGAGGAAGCAATCCGGCTGACAGGTCTGCAGAACCCGAACAGCCAGCAGCAGCTATTGCAGTGGCTGAATGAACAGGGGACAGAGGTGGACAACCTGCGGAAGGACACAGTGTCCTCTTTGCTGGACGGGCAGCCCCAGGATACGGTGAAACGTGTCCTGGAGATCCGGCAGCAGCTGGGCAAGACATCCATTAAGAAATACGTGGCCATGGATGTCCAGAGAGGGGAAGGCGACCGTATCCGGGGATTGACGCAATATTACGGCGCGAACCGGACAGGGCGGTGGGCCGGTCGACTGACACAGATGCAGAACTTGCCGAGAAACTATCTGAAAACTTTAGACGGCGCCCGAAAGATCGTAAAATCCGGGAATTATAAGGGGCTGAAGATGATCTACGGGAATGTTCCGGATACGCTGTCCCAGCTGATCCGGACGGCGTTCATCCCGTCAGAAGGCCGTAAATTCGTGGTGGCAGACTTTTCAGCCATTGAGGCCCGGGTGATCGCCTGGCTGGCGGGGGAGCAGTGGGTGAATGAAGTGTTTGCTACCCATGGAAAGATCTACGAAGCCACGGCGTCCCAGATGTTCCACGTCCCGATTGAAAAGATCGCAAAAGGGAATCCGGAGTATGCTCTGCGGCAGAAGGGAAAGGTGGCCACACTGGCTCTCGGATATCAGGGAGGAGAAGCCGCACTGATCCGGATGGGCGCCCTTGACATGGGACTTTCAGAGGACGAGCTGCCGGATATTAAAAACCGGTGGCGGCAGGCGAATCCACGGATTGTGGATCTGTGGTATGCAATGGATCAGGCAGCAGTCGCGGCAGTACAGACAGCGCAGCCACAGGGAATTAATAACCTGATTTTTGCCCTGGAAGGGGATATCATCTACGGGCAGTGCTTCCTGACTGTCCGGCTGCCGTCTGGGAGAAAACTCTTCTACGCGAAGCCCTTTCTCGCAGAAAACAAGTTTGGACGGCCTGCCGTGCATTATTATACGATGGGCCAGCAGACCCGGAAATGGGGAATCGACTCCACGTATGGCGGCAGGTTGGTAGAGAACATTGTCCAGGCTATTGCCAGGGACTGTCTGGCGGAGACATTGCGCCGGATTGATGCGAAAGGATTGCAGGTAGTATTTCATGTCCACGATGAGGTGATCATTGACGCGCCGATGGAGACAACAGTGGACGAGATCTGCGGCCTGATGGCAGAGCCGATCCCCTGGGCGCCGGGGCTCATCCTACAGGGCGCCGGATTTGAAAGCAGTTATTACATGAAAGATTAG